Proteins encoded by one window of Cyprinus carpio isolate SPL01 chromosome B6, ASM1834038v1, whole genome shotgun sequence:
- the ppil1 gene encoding peptidyl-prolyl cis-trans isomerase-like 1, with the protein MSGIPPDSWQPPTVSLDTTMGTIVLELYWNHAPKTCKNFAELGRRGYYNNNKFHRIIKDFMVQGGDPTGTGRGGASIYGKQFEDELHPELKFTGAGILAMANAGPDTNGSQFFLTLAPTQWLDGKHTIFGRVCQGIGVLNRIGMVETNSQDRPIDDIKILRVNLPN; encoded by the exons ATGTCTGGAATTCCGCCGGATTCTTGGCAACCCCCCACAGTATCGCTGGACACAAC GATGGGAACTATCGTTCTAGAATTGTACTGGAATCATGCGCCAAAAACCTGCAAGAATTTCGCAGAGCTGGGCAGAAGAGgatattacaacaacaacaagttcCACCGCATCATCAAAGACTTCATGGTTCAAGGAGGCGATCCAACAGGGACAG GTCGTGGTGGTGCATCTATATATGGCAAGCAGTTTGAAGATGAATTGCATCCAGAGTTGAAATTTACAG gtGCTGGAATTCTCGCAATGGCCAATGCAGGGCCAGATACAAACGGAAGCCAGTTCTTCCTCACGCTGGCTCCCACACAGTGGCTGGATGGGAAACACACTATATTTGGACGGGTCTGCCAGGGCATTGGAGTTCTTAATCGCATTGGCATGGTTGAAACCAACAGTCAGGACCGCCCTATAGATGATATTAAAATACTCAGAGTGAATCTACCTAACTAA
- the LOC109054444 gene encoding alpha-enolase-like: MSILKIHAREIFDSRGNPTVEVDLYTEKGLFRAAVPSGASTGIYEALELRDNDKSRYLGKGVSKAVDHVNQTIAPALISQGIPVVEQEKIDQFMLELDGTDNKSKFGANAILGVSLAVCKAGAAEKGVPLYRHIADLAGNPKVILPVPAFNVINGGSHAGNKLAMQEFMILPVGASSFKEAMRIGAEVYHNLKNVIKEKYGKDATNVGDEGGFAPNILENQEALELLKSAISKAGYTDEIVIGMDVAASEFYRDGKYDLDFKSPDDPDRYISPDELADLYKSFIQDYPVVSIEDPFDQDDWEAWTNFTNSTDIQVVGDDLTVTNPNRIADAVEKKACNCLLLKVNQIGSVTESLQACKMAQSSGWGVMVSHRSGETEDTFIADLVVGLCTGQIKTGAPCRSERLAKYNQILRIEEELGDKAQFAGKNFRNPLN; encoded by the exons atgTCTATCCTAAAGATACATGCCCGTGAGATTTTTGATTCTAGGGGCAACCCCACTGTAGAGGTGGACCTCTACACAGAGAAAG GTCTGTTTCGAGCTGCTGTCCCTAGTGGAGCTTCTACTGGAATCTATGAAGCATTGGAGCTGAGAGACAATGACAAGTCACGTTACCTGGGCAAAG GTGTATCAAAGGCTGTTGACCATGTGAACCAAACTATTGCACCTGCCCTGATCAGCCAG GGAATTCCTGTAGTTGAGCAAGAAAAGATTGACCAGTTCATGCTGGAACTGGACGGAACTGATAACAAGT CTAAATTTGGTGCCAATGCCATCCTGGGTGTGTCCCTGGCTGTGTGTAAGGCAGGAGCCGCAGAGAAAGGTGTTCCTCTGTATCGTCACATTGCTGACCTTGCTGGAAACCCTAAGGTCATCCTGCCTGTGCCA GCCTTTAATGTGATCAACGGAGGCTCACATGCTGGCAATAAGTTGGCCATGCAGGAATTCATGATTCTGCCGGTCGGGGCCAGTAGCTTTAAGGAAGCCATGCGCATTGGAGCAGAGGTGTACCACAATTTGAAGAATGTTATTAAGGAGAAATATGGCAAGGATGCCACCAACGTTGGGGATGAGGGAGGATTCGCACCAAACATCCTGGAGAACCAAGAAG CTCTAGAGCTGCTAAAGAGTGCCATCAGTAAAGCTGGATACACAGATGAGATTGTGATTGGCATGGATGTGGCAGCATCCGAATTCTATCGTGACGGAAAGTACGACTTGGACTTCAAGTCTCCTGATGACCCGGATCGATACATCAGCCCTGATGAGCTTGCTGACCTTTACAAAAGTTTTATTCAGGATTATCCAG TGGTCTCCATTGAGGACCCCTTTGATCAAGATGATTGGGAGGCCTGGACCAATTTTACCAACAGCACGGATATACAGGTGGTGGGAGATGATCTTACTGTCACCAACCCCAATCGCATTGCTGATGCAGTGGAGAAGAAGGCTTGCAACTGCCTGTTGCTCAAAGTCAACCAGATTGGAAGTGTTACTGAATCCCTGCAGGC GTGTAAGATGGCTCAGTCCAGTGGCTGGGGTGTGATGGTGAGTCATCGCTCTGGGGAAACAGAGGACACGTTCATTGCTGACCTGGTTGTGGGACTTTGTACTGGACAG ATTAAAACAGGAGCCCCATGCCGTTCAGAGCGTCTGGCCAAATACAACCAGATTCTCAG AATTGAAGAGGAACTGGGGGATAAAGCTCAGTTTGCTGGGAAGAACTTCAGAAATCCACTGAACTGA